A part of Papilio machaon chromosome 11, ilPapMach1.1, whole genome shotgun sequence genomic DNA contains:
- the LOC106713684 gene encoding glutamate receptor ionotropic, kainate 2 isoform X2 produces the protein MRGTKIIFLILLFGHLSALPDTIRIGGLFHPEDDKQEVAFRYAVERVNADRAVLPRAKLLAQVETISPQDSFHASKRVCHLLRSGVAAIFGPQSAPAAAHVQSICDTMELPHLETRWEYRTRRESCLVNLYPHPAALSRAYVDLVRAWGWKSFTIVYENSDGLVRLQELLKAHGPTELPVAVRQLPESHDYRPLLKQIKNSAESHIVLDCATERIRDVLQQAQQIGMMSDYHSYLITSLDLHSVDLEEFKYGGTNITALRLLDPERSDVQRVVRDWVYDEARKGRKLQLGHTSAKENMTFIKTETALMYDAVHLFAKALHDLDTSQQIDVKPLSCDAEDTWPHGYSLINYMKIVEMKGLTGVIKFDHQGFRSDFTLDIIELTRDGLQKAGTWNSSEGVNYTRSYGDNQKQIVEILQNKTLIVTTILSAPYCMRKEASEKLIGNAQFEGYAIDLIHEISKVLGFNYTFKLAPDGRYGSYNRETKEWDGMIRELLEQRADVAIADLTITYDREQVVDFTMPFMNLGISVLYRKPIKQPPNLFSFLSPLSLDVWIYMATAYLGVSVLLFILARFTPYEWHPTHSSDGEKLENIFSLANCLWFAIGSLMQQSCDFLPKAVSTRMVAGMWWFFTLIMISSYTANLAAFLTVERMDSPIESAEDLAKQTKIKYGALKGGSTAAFFRDSNFSTYQRMWSFMESARPSVFTSSNKEGEERVMRGKGAYAYLMESTTIEYVVERNCDLTQVGGMLDSKGYGIAMPPNSPYRTAISGAVLKLQEEGKLHILKTKWWKEKRGGGSCRDETSKSSSTANELGLANVGGVFVVLMGGMGVACVIAVCEFVWKSRKVAVDERKEEASLCSEMASELRSALKCPSTGSGGGPANTRDGAGSPYLHYGFSTKSQLH, from the exons ATGAGgggaacaaaaataattttcctgatattattatttggacACCTGTCTGCGTTGCCAGATACAATAAGAATTG gtGGATTATTCCATCCTGAGGATGATAAGCAAGAGGTGGCATTCCGGTACGCGGTCGAGCGGGTAAATGCGGACAGAGCGGTTTTACCCCGAGCCAAATTGTTAGCCCAAGTCGAAACCATATCACCACAAGATAGCTTTCACGCGTCTAAACGAG TATGCCACCTGCTAAGAAGTGGTGTGGCGGCGATATTCGGGCCGCAGTCGGCGCCGGCGGCTGCCCACGTCCAATCTATCTGCGACACCATGGAACTGCCCCACTTGGAAACAAGGTGGGAGTACCGCACTAGAAGAGAGTCATGTCTCGTAAACTTGTATCCACATCCCGCCGCGTTAAGCCGT GCTTACGTAGACCTTGTTCGAGCGTGGGGTTGGAAGTCATTTACCATTGTATATGAAAATAGCGATGGCTTGGTTCGCCTACAAGAGCTTCTGAAGGCCCATGGGCCTACAGAACTCCCAGTCGCAGTTAGACAACTACCTGAATCACATGATTACAG gCCACTTTtgaagcaaataaaaaattcagcAGAATCACACATTGTTCTCGACTGTGCGACAGAAAGAATACGTGATGTATTACAACAAGCACAACAGATCGGCATGATGTCAGATTACCATAGCTATCTAATAACATCACTG GATCTACACAGCGTTGATTTAGAAGAATTCAAATATGGTGGTACGAATATAACAGCTTTAAGATTGTTAGATCCAGAGAGATCAGACGTACAACGAGTAGTTCGGGACTGGGTTTATGATGAAGCTAGAAAAGGCCGTAAATTACAATTAGGTCATACATCAGCTAAG GAAAATATGACTTTTATTAAG ACTGAAACAGCTCTGATGTACGACGCGGTACATTTGTTCGCTAAAGCGTTGCACGACCTCGACACTTCGCAACAAATTGACGTAAAACCTTTGTCCTGCGACGCCGAAGACACATGGCCTCATGGATACAGTCTTATCAATTATATGAAGATT GTGGAGATGAAAGGACTAACTGGTGTTATAAAGTTTGACCACCAAGGATTTAGGAGCGATTTCACTCTTGACATTATTGAATTAACAAGGGACGGCTTGCAAAAGGCTGGGACGTGGAATTCCTCAGAGGGTGTCAATTACACGAGGTCTTACGGCGATAATCAAAAGCAAATAGTAGAAATACTACAGAATAAAACATTGATTGTGACCACGATTCTg AGTGCTCCATACTGTATGAGAAAAGAAGCAAGTGAAAAGCTTATTGGCAATGCGCAGTTTGAGGGTTACGCGATTGACCTGATACATGAAATATCGAAAGTACTTGGctttaattatacttttaaattagcGCCAGATGGACGATACGGCTCTTACAATCGAGAGACAAAAGAGTGGGATGGAATGATAAGAGAGTTGTTGGAACAAAGAGCCGATGTCGCTATAGCTGATCTTACGATCACCTATGATAG GGAACAAGTGGTTGATTTCACGATGCCTTTCATGAATCTCGGCATATCAGTTTTATATCGGAAGCCTATAAAGCAACCgccaaatttattttcattcctATCGCCTCTATCCTTGGATGTTTGGATTTATATGGCAACAGCGTATTTGGGAGTTTctgtacttttatttattcttgcAAG GTTCACACCGTACGAATGGCATCCAACTCACTCGTCGGATGGCGaaaaattggaaaatattttctcgTTGGCCAATTGTTTGTGGTTCGCTATCGGATCCCTTATGCAGCAAAGTTGTGATTTTCTGCCCAA gGCAGTTTCAACAAGAATGGTGGCTGGAATGTGGTGGTTCTTTACATTGATAATGATATCCTCTTACACCGCAAATTTAGCAGCGTTCCTAACCGTGGAACGAATGGACTCGCCCATTGAAAGTGCCGAGGACCTTGCTAagcaaactaaaattaaatatggaGCTTTGAAAGGTGGCTCTACTGCAGCTTTTTTCAgg GATTCAAACTTCTCAACATATCAAAGAATGTGGTCCTTTATGGAATCCGCTAGGCCTTCTGTGTTTACTAGTAGTAATAAAGAAGGCGAAGAACGTGTGATGCGGGGTAAAGGCGCCTATGCTTATTTAATGGAATCGACTACTATCGAATATGTTGTCGAAAGGAACTGCGATCTTACACAAGTTGGAGGAATGTTAGATTCAAAAGGATACGGCATCGCGATGCCCCCAA attcaCCATATCGTACTGCGATTAGTGGAGCCGTGTTAAAGTTGCAAGAGGAAGggaaattacacattttaaaaacaaaatggtgGAAAGAGAAACGCGGCGGTGGTTCTTGTAGG GATGAAACCTCAAAATCGTCGTCCACCGCTAACGAACTGGGCCTCGCGAATGTAGGCGGTGTGTTCGTCGTACTAATGGGCGGTATGGGGGTAGCATGTGTCATAGCCGTCTGCGAGTTCGTTTGGAAATCTAGAAAGGTGGCCGTTGATGAACGG AAGGAAGAG GCGTCTCTTTGTTCGGAAATGGCTTCGGAGCTGAGATCTGCGCTCAAGTGCCCGAGTACCGGCAGCGGTGGGGGGCCAGCTAATACTAGAGATGGCGCTGGGTCCCCATACCTTCACTATGGGTTTAGTACAAAGAGTCAGCTTCACTAG
- the LOC106713684 gene encoding glutamate receptor ionotropic, kainate 2 isoform X1, whose protein sequence is MRGTKIIFLILLFGHLSALPDTIRIGGLFHPEDDKQEVAFRYAVERVNADRAVLPRAKLLAQVETISPQDSFHASKRVCHLLRSGVAAIFGPQSAPAAAHVQSICDTMELPHLETRWEYRTRRESCLVNLYPHPAALSRAYVDLVRAWGWKSFTIVYENSDGLVRLQELLKAHGPTELPVAVRQLPESHDYRPLLKQIKNSAESHIVLDCATERIRDVLQQAQQIGMMSDYHSYLITSLDLHSVDLEEFKYGGTNITALRLLDPERSDVQRVVRDWVYDEARKGRKLQLGHTSAKENMTFIKTETALMYDAVHLFAKALHDLDTSQQIDVKPLSCDAEDTWPHGYSLINYMKIVEMKGLTGVIKFDHQGFRSDFTLDIIELTRDGLQKAGTWNSSEGVNYTRSYGDNQKQIVEILQNKTLIVTTILSAPYCMRKEASEKLIGNAQFEGYAIDLIHEISKVLGFNYTFKLAPDGRYGSYNRETKEWDGMIRELLEQRADVAIADLTITYDREQVVDFTMPFMNLGISVLYRKPIKQPPNLFSFLSPLSLDVWIYMATAYLGVSVLLFILARFSPYEWDSPGNCIDEPQVLENQFTLLNSLWFTIGSLMQQGSDIAPKAVSTRMVAGMWWFFTLIMISSYTANLAAFLTVERMDSPIESAEDLAKQTKIKYGALKGGSTAAFFRDSNFSTYQRMWSFMESARPSVFTSSNKEGEERVMRGKGAYAYLMESTTIEYVVERNCDLTQVGGMLDSKGYGIAMPPNSPYRTAISGAVLKLQEEGKLHILKTKWWKEKRGGGSCRDETSKSSSTANELGLANVGGVFVVLMGGMGVACVIAVCEFVWKSRKVAVDERKEEASLCSEMASELRSALKCPSTGSGGGPANTRDGAGSPYLHYGFSTKSQLH, encoded by the exons ATGAGgggaacaaaaataattttcctgatattattatttggacACCTGTCTGCGTTGCCAGATACAATAAGAATTG gtGGATTATTCCATCCTGAGGATGATAAGCAAGAGGTGGCATTCCGGTACGCGGTCGAGCGGGTAAATGCGGACAGAGCGGTTTTACCCCGAGCCAAATTGTTAGCCCAAGTCGAAACCATATCACCACAAGATAGCTTTCACGCGTCTAAACGAG TATGCCACCTGCTAAGAAGTGGTGTGGCGGCGATATTCGGGCCGCAGTCGGCGCCGGCGGCTGCCCACGTCCAATCTATCTGCGACACCATGGAACTGCCCCACTTGGAAACAAGGTGGGAGTACCGCACTAGAAGAGAGTCATGTCTCGTAAACTTGTATCCACATCCCGCCGCGTTAAGCCGT GCTTACGTAGACCTTGTTCGAGCGTGGGGTTGGAAGTCATTTACCATTGTATATGAAAATAGCGATGGCTTGGTTCGCCTACAAGAGCTTCTGAAGGCCCATGGGCCTACAGAACTCCCAGTCGCAGTTAGACAACTACCTGAATCACATGATTACAG gCCACTTTtgaagcaaataaaaaattcagcAGAATCACACATTGTTCTCGACTGTGCGACAGAAAGAATACGTGATGTATTACAACAAGCACAACAGATCGGCATGATGTCAGATTACCATAGCTATCTAATAACATCACTG GATCTACACAGCGTTGATTTAGAAGAATTCAAATATGGTGGTACGAATATAACAGCTTTAAGATTGTTAGATCCAGAGAGATCAGACGTACAACGAGTAGTTCGGGACTGGGTTTATGATGAAGCTAGAAAAGGCCGTAAATTACAATTAGGTCATACATCAGCTAAG GAAAATATGACTTTTATTAAG ACTGAAACAGCTCTGATGTACGACGCGGTACATTTGTTCGCTAAAGCGTTGCACGACCTCGACACTTCGCAACAAATTGACGTAAAACCTTTGTCCTGCGACGCCGAAGACACATGGCCTCATGGATACAGTCTTATCAATTATATGAAGATT GTGGAGATGAAAGGACTAACTGGTGTTATAAAGTTTGACCACCAAGGATTTAGGAGCGATTTCACTCTTGACATTATTGAATTAACAAGGGACGGCTTGCAAAAGGCTGGGACGTGGAATTCCTCAGAGGGTGTCAATTACACGAGGTCTTACGGCGATAATCAAAAGCAAATAGTAGAAATACTACAGAATAAAACATTGATTGTGACCACGATTCTg AGTGCTCCATACTGTATGAGAAAAGAAGCAAGTGAAAAGCTTATTGGCAATGCGCAGTTTGAGGGTTACGCGATTGACCTGATACATGAAATATCGAAAGTACTTGGctttaattatacttttaaattagcGCCAGATGGACGATACGGCTCTTACAATCGAGAGACAAAAGAGTGGGATGGAATGATAAGAGAGTTGTTGGAACAAAGAGCCGATGTCGCTATAGCTGATCTTACGATCACCTATGATAG GGAACAAGTGGTTGATTTCACGATGCCTTTCATGAATCTCGGCATATCAGTTTTATATCGGAAGCCTATAAAGCAACCgccaaatttattttcattcctATCGCCTCTATCCTTGGATGTTTGGATTTATATGGCAACAGCGTATTTGGGAGTTTctgtacttttatttattcttgcAAG GTTCAGCCCCTACGAATGGGACAGCCCCGGGAACTGTATTGACGAGCCCCAAGTGCTGGAGAACCAGTTCACTCTGTTGAACTCGCTTTGGTTCACTATTGGATCCTTGATGCAGCAAGGTTCGGATATCGCACCGAA gGCAGTTTCAACAAGAATGGTGGCTGGAATGTGGTGGTTCTTTACATTGATAATGATATCCTCTTACACCGCAAATTTAGCAGCGTTCCTAACCGTGGAACGAATGGACTCGCCCATTGAAAGTGCCGAGGACCTTGCTAagcaaactaaaattaaatatggaGCTTTGAAAGGTGGCTCTACTGCAGCTTTTTTCAgg GATTCAAACTTCTCAACATATCAAAGAATGTGGTCCTTTATGGAATCCGCTAGGCCTTCTGTGTTTACTAGTAGTAATAAAGAAGGCGAAGAACGTGTGATGCGGGGTAAAGGCGCCTATGCTTATTTAATGGAATCGACTACTATCGAATATGTTGTCGAAAGGAACTGCGATCTTACACAAGTTGGAGGAATGTTAGATTCAAAAGGATACGGCATCGCGATGCCCCCAA attcaCCATATCGTACTGCGATTAGTGGAGCCGTGTTAAAGTTGCAAGAGGAAGggaaattacacattttaaaaacaaaatggtgGAAAGAGAAACGCGGCGGTGGTTCTTGTAGG GATGAAACCTCAAAATCGTCGTCCACCGCTAACGAACTGGGCCTCGCGAATGTAGGCGGTGTGTTCGTCGTACTAATGGGCGGTATGGGGGTAGCATGTGTCATAGCCGTCTGCGAGTTCGTTTGGAAATCTAGAAAGGTGGCCGTTGATGAACGG AAGGAAGAG GCGTCTCTTTGTTCGGAAATGGCTTCGGAGCTGAGATCTGCGCTCAAGTGCCCGAGTACCGGCAGCGGTGGGGGGCCAGCTAATACTAGAGATGGCGCTGGGTCCCCATACCTTCACTATGGGTTTAGTACAAAGAGTCAGCTTCACTAG
- the LOC106713684 gene encoding glutamate receptor ionotropic, kainate 2 isoform X3, whose translation MRGTKIIFLILLFGHLSALPDTIRIGGLFHPEDDKQEVAFRYAVERVNADRAVLPRAKLLAQVETISPQDSFHASKRVCHLLRSGVAAIFGPQSAPAAAHVQSICDTMELPHLETRWEYRTRRESCLVNLYPHPAALSRAYVDLVRAWGWKSFTIVYENSDGLVRLQELLKAHGPTELPVAVRQLPESHDYRPLLKQIKNSAESHIVLDCATERIRDVLQQAQQIGMMSDYHSYLITSLDLHSVDLEEFKYGGTNITALRLLDPERSDVQRVVRDWVYDEARKGRKLQLGHTSAKENMTFIKTETALMYDAVHLFAKALHDLDTSQQIDVKPLSCDAEDTWPHGYSLINYMKIVEMKGLTGVIKFDHQGFRSDFTLDIIELTRDGLQKAGTWNSSEGVNYTRSYGDNQKQIVEILQNKTLIVTTILSAPYCMRKEASEKLIGNAQFEGYAIDLIHEISKVLGFNYTFKLAPDGRYGSYNRETKEWDGMIRELLEQRADVAIADLTITYDREQVVDFTMPFMNLGISVLYRKPIKQPPNLFSFLSPLSLDVWIYMATAYLGVSVLLFILARFSPYEWDSPGNCIDEPQVLENQFTLLNSLWFTIGSLMQQGSDIAPKAVSTRMVAGMWWFFTLIMISSYTANLAAFLTVERMDSPIESAEDLAKQTKIKYGALKGGSTAAFFRDSNFSTYQRMWSFMESARPSVFTSSNKEGEERVMRGKGAYAYLMESTTIEYVVERNCDLTQVGGMLDSKGYGIAMPPNSPYRTAISGAVLKLQEEGKLHILKTKWWKEKRGGGSCRDETSKSSSTANELGLANVGGVFVVLMGGMGVACVIAVCEFVWKSRKVAVDERVYF comes from the exons ATGAGgggaacaaaaataattttcctgatattattatttggacACCTGTCTGCGTTGCCAGATACAATAAGAATTG gtGGATTATTCCATCCTGAGGATGATAAGCAAGAGGTGGCATTCCGGTACGCGGTCGAGCGGGTAAATGCGGACAGAGCGGTTTTACCCCGAGCCAAATTGTTAGCCCAAGTCGAAACCATATCACCACAAGATAGCTTTCACGCGTCTAAACGAG TATGCCACCTGCTAAGAAGTGGTGTGGCGGCGATATTCGGGCCGCAGTCGGCGCCGGCGGCTGCCCACGTCCAATCTATCTGCGACACCATGGAACTGCCCCACTTGGAAACAAGGTGGGAGTACCGCACTAGAAGAGAGTCATGTCTCGTAAACTTGTATCCACATCCCGCCGCGTTAAGCCGT GCTTACGTAGACCTTGTTCGAGCGTGGGGTTGGAAGTCATTTACCATTGTATATGAAAATAGCGATGGCTTGGTTCGCCTACAAGAGCTTCTGAAGGCCCATGGGCCTACAGAACTCCCAGTCGCAGTTAGACAACTACCTGAATCACATGATTACAG gCCACTTTtgaagcaaataaaaaattcagcAGAATCACACATTGTTCTCGACTGTGCGACAGAAAGAATACGTGATGTATTACAACAAGCACAACAGATCGGCATGATGTCAGATTACCATAGCTATCTAATAACATCACTG GATCTACACAGCGTTGATTTAGAAGAATTCAAATATGGTGGTACGAATATAACAGCTTTAAGATTGTTAGATCCAGAGAGATCAGACGTACAACGAGTAGTTCGGGACTGGGTTTATGATGAAGCTAGAAAAGGCCGTAAATTACAATTAGGTCATACATCAGCTAAG GAAAATATGACTTTTATTAAG ACTGAAACAGCTCTGATGTACGACGCGGTACATTTGTTCGCTAAAGCGTTGCACGACCTCGACACTTCGCAACAAATTGACGTAAAACCTTTGTCCTGCGACGCCGAAGACACATGGCCTCATGGATACAGTCTTATCAATTATATGAAGATT GTGGAGATGAAAGGACTAACTGGTGTTATAAAGTTTGACCACCAAGGATTTAGGAGCGATTTCACTCTTGACATTATTGAATTAACAAGGGACGGCTTGCAAAAGGCTGGGACGTGGAATTCCTCAGAGGGTGTCAATTACACGAGGTCTTACGGCGATAATCAAAAGCAAATAGTAGAAATACTACAGAATAAAACATTGATTGTGACCACGATTCTg AGTGCTCCATACTGTATGAGAAAAGAAGCAAGTGAAAAGCTTATTGGCAATGCGCAGTTTGAGGGTTACGCGATTGACCTGATACATGAAATATCGAAAGTACTTGGctttaattatacttttaaattagcGCCAGATGGACGATACGGCTCTTACAATCGAGAGACAAAAGAGTGGGATGGAATGATAAGAGAGTTGTTGGAACAAAGAGCCGATGTCGCTATAGCTGATCTTACGATCACCTATGATAG GGAACAAGTGGTTGATTTCACGATGCCTTTCATGAATCTCGGCATATCAGTTTTATATCGGAAGCCTATAAAGCAACCgccaaatttattttcattcctATCGCCTCTATCCTTGGATGTTTGGATTTATATGGCAACAGCGTATTTGGGAGTTTctgtacttttatttattcttgcAAG GTTCAGCCCCTACGAATGGGACAGCCCCGGGAACTGTATTGACGAGCCCCAAGTGCTGGAGAACCAGTTCACTCTGTTGAACTCGCTTTGGTTCACTATTGGATCCTTGATGCAGCAAGGTTCGGATATCGCACCGAA gGCAGTTTCAACAAGAATGGTGGCTGGAATGTGGTGGTTCTTTACATTGATAATGATATCCTCTTACACCGCAAATTTAGCAGCGTTCCTAACCGTGGAACGAATGGACTCGCCCATTGAAAGTGCCGAGGACCTTGCTAagcaaactaaaattaaatatggaGCTTTGAAAGGTGGCTCTACTGCAGCTTTTTTCAgg GATTCAAACTTCTCAACATATCAAAGAATGTGGTCCTTTATGGAATCCGCTAGGCCTTCTGTGTTTACTAGTAGTAATAAAGAAGGCGAAGAACGTGTGATGCGGGGTAAAGGCGCCTATGCTTATTTAATGGAATCGACTACTATCGAATATGTTGTCGAAAGGAACTGCGATCTTACACAAGTTGGAGGAATGTTAGATTCAAAAGGATACGGCATCGCGATGCCCCCAA attcaCCATATCGTACTGCGATTAGTGGAGCCGTGTTAAAGTTGCAAGAGGAAGggaaattacacattttaaaaacaaaatggtgGAAAGAGAAACGCGGCGGTGGTTCTTGTAGG GATGAAACCTCAAAATCGTCGTCCACCGCTAACGAACTGGGCCTCGCGAATGTAGGCGGTGTGTTCGTCGTACTAATGGGCGGTATGGGGGTAGCATGTGTCATAGCCGTCTGCGAGTTCGTTTGGAAATCTAGAAAGGTGGCCGTTGATGAACGG gtttatttttga
- the LOC106713944 gene encoding ejaculatory bulb-specific protein 3 → MMTLRLATLSTIVILVEGDFNNPRYYDFDVGSLLENDRILISYTKCFLDKGPCTPDAKEFKRDIPEVLRTSCEKCTDKQKEIIKQIIGTVMKRHPKSWIQLLDKYDPENKYVDDFNKFILE, encoded by the exons atgatgaCACTTCGTCTTGCGACTTTGTCTactattgtaatattagtgGAAGGTGATTTTAACAATCCGCGATACTATGACTTCGATGTTGGatctttattagaaaatgatagaattttaataagttatacaAAATGCTTCTTAGACAAAGGTCCTTGTACACCTGATGCTAAGGAATTCAAAA GAGATATACCAGAAGTATTACGAACGTCGTGTGAAAAATGTACAGACAAACAAAAGGAGATAATCAAACAAATTATAGGGACAGTTATGAAACGTCATCCCAAATCTTGGATTCAACTCCTCGACAAGTATGATCCAGAGAATAAATATGTCGATGactttaataagtttattctagaa